Below is a genomic region from Castanea sativa cultivar Marrone di Chiusa Pesio chromosome 2, ASM4071231v1.
tattctaaatttttatggGATATATTCTAATTTATTAGAATTCTTACGTTGCCTTAATATAGTTTTATAAGATGTTATAATAAATCaactaattgattatttattagatttatatactcttattttttagttgtatttttaagtgaaatatataaaaattgaatgaataaaatgatatttaatATATTCTTTCATTCACTTACTTGTCTTGGAAAAGACAAAATAACAAATGGTGTTTATTGTttcatattattataatttaaaataattttactttaatttatatGAAATCTAATAtgaatacataaatatatattatatatgacaaTAATATCTACTCATTTAATTATAAGAActataaagaaaattcaatctcataataaaattatgaaaatacataaataaattaaaaatattgatttttcttGGCAACTTTGAAAAGCATTTAggttcttatttatttttattttttggataaaacgAATTCATTACATACTAAttattttcttacaaaataACTCAACCTTATCCAAGGCCAATAAATTCTCTATACCACAAATGGTAgtttagcaaaaataatatGATCGGTAGATTCAGTACGTTAAGAGGTACCAAATTTAGCCAATAAATTAGCACATTAGTTGGCTTATCTGAAGATGTGATTGTCAAGTTAAAAATGGTATGAACCCTGAGCTCTACATCCAGCTCGGCACAAATGGAACTAATTCCAAGCACTTcgtcttttttttctcttgtttgagATAATTTTAACCTGGcatccgctcttgatgataatTCTTCATCATTAAACTAagacactaattagtttttttgtaaaaacgggaattgaacctcaaatctcttattcaaccataagagactttactagttaaggTAACTAGAACCCATTATCAGGGACTTTAATTATAgaggtggcaaaattggacacaaCTTGCAAACCCGACATGACACAACACGAAATTAGTAGGTTATGGATTGAGACTTAATAGGTTGTATTATATTcgtgttgacacgactaacccatttaataaacgggttgggttagtgtcCATCACATGAAACCTGTTTGACATGTATGGCtcgtttaattaaataatattttaccaatatactcTTCAAATCCTaggtatataaatttattagttgttgtggtttattttatttgacatattataattgattatttataatattgagatatgttttagttttgaataattatttgtaATGCAATTAcccgttagttctgaattttaacaTATATTGATTTTCATTTACATAATTATTGGCTATCCACCATGGTGGGTGGGGGTTTGGCCCATGGGTAATGGGCCACTAGGGGTCTTCGGTCAATGTTTAAGGCTGTATCTTGACAAACCCAACATAGATCCAACCACTTTATTGTCTCACTTGGTAACAAGCCTACGTTACCAGGCTCGGTAATTttaacatatattaaaaaaaaaacatttaacatatattttatacatttataattataaaaaagtaaataaatacaaaCATACAGTATATATGGTATGATTTGGAGATTGAAAAGGGTCAACATGAAGCTAAAAGAATAtgcagctaaaaaaaaaagtgtaagatACGAGAGTAATCACTAATCAGTGGTAGGTGTGTGTCAAAAACGTGAAGTGAAGGAAGGAATATACGAAAAGgtccaaaggaaaaaaaaaggcaaaatctCATAAACCCAACCCAACAACAACATTTCAGCATAGCCTCACCCTTACCTCACACACTCTGTGCACATAACAACAACACTTCAGAGTTTAGAGAAGTTCAGATTTCTAACTcactcacaaatcacaatatatataataagacaAACAAAACCGCCTCAACGTCAagctctactctctctctctctagaaccTTCTCTCtctagatctctctctctctctctgagtgaAACTCGAAGCTGCGATCGTCACCATGGGTAATCTTTTCGTATCCTTCACTTCGATcttttttctccaattcttATTAGTTTAAATCTAATGGAAAGGTTCAGATTGTTCTTCATTTcgtatttgattttcatttcgAATCGCAAAAGTTTCTTTcggatttgtttttgttttttgatttttgatttaaaTCTAAAGGAAAAGGTTCGgattaatttcattttgaatcGCAGAAGTTTATTTcggattttttgtttgtgtttgtttttgaaTCTGAtgtggttttgattttgatgatgatgatcgcAGCTAGTGAGAATCCATTCAAGAGCATATTGAAGACGCTAGAGAAGCCAGGCGGTGGTGAATTCGGCAAGTACTACAGCTTGACAGCTCTCAACGATCCGAGAATCGGTTAGTAGTATTTCCgtttggttactgagaaaaATTGCTAGGAAAATCAAGGTAAGATTGTATGGTTTATGGTACTCTCAGGCCTAATTGATCCGTTGGACTTGGACTAGTTGAAgtagctttttgtttttgttttcgtAGCTCTCAATGttgatttaatttaaatatctttacgtttggttaattaattaatacgTTAGGTATAGTAGATCAATTACAAATGATTACattaatatacatataaatacatgcatattataatatgaatgtagtggattttattattttagtaatgATATAATAATCCTGCTCAAAATGTTGTGATCAATATGagtttagatgaaaatgttaaaaactattttgtaattataCTAATATTTATTGTAAACGGCATTAGCCGACcccaaaaaaattgagattaatGCCTAGTTGAACTGATATTTATTGTAATCGGCGTTAAGTGATTTTTAATTAGAactattaattgattttattttttttgtggaatGGTGTTGCCTGTTTGGTGTAGATTTTTAGACTTTTGATGATTCGATTGATGTTTGTGTTGCAGATAAACTTCCTTACTCTATTAAGATACTTCTCGAATCGGCAATTCGTAATTGCGATGAGTTTCAGGTTAAGAGTAAGGATGTTGAGAAGATTATTGATTGGGAGAACTCCGCTCCCAAACAGGTTGAAATACCATTCAAGCCTGCTAGAGTGCTTTTGCAGGTGAGCTATGAATAGTGATTTGATCTTGTTCTATGTGATTTTGGGGAATGTTATCTATGGAAGGTTGAAATCATTGTGATATATATCTTGTGCTCAGGATTTCACTGGGGTACCTGCTGTTGTTGATCTTGCTTGCATGCGAGATGCTATGAACAGGCTTGGTGGTGATTCTAATAAAATTAACCCTTTGGTGAGTTACCCATGGATTGATTCAGATTGGCATATCTAGTTCTCTATTTGTTTAACGCTTccgttttatttattttttcctttggtTTCGTGTTTGTGGAAAAGTGCCAATCAATACAAGGCTATATAGATTGATTTGGTGTAGTGGTGAACATGTTTTAGAGATGGTAATATAAACATCCTGTAAATGCAGGTTCCTGTAGATCTTGTCATTGATCACTCGGTTCAGGTTGATGTGGCGAAATCAGAAAACGCGGTGCAAAAAAATATGGAATTTGAATTCCAGCGAAACAGTGAGAGATTTGGTTTTCTCAAATGGGGTTCAAATGCATTTCATAACATGCTCGTTGTTCCTCCTGGATCAGGGATAGTTCACCAGGTAATTGCATCATTTGAGGAGTGCACTTGATACTGCTTTGCTATAAATGCATCTTGTTATGATCTGTGGTCTGTTAGGTTTGTGAAGATCAATTTCTGGTATCTTTCTGCAATTCCCATAATCTTGCAGTGAATTTGAGGTTTGTGATGTTGATTACAGGTCAATCTTGAATACCTTGGCAGAGTCGTCTTCAACACAGACGGCATGCTTTACCCTGATAGTGTTGTTGGAACAGATTCACACACAACTATGATAGATGGATTGGGTGTTGCTGGATGGGGAGTTGGCGGGATAGAAGCAGAAGCTACTATGCTTGGCCAGGTAAAAAAGAGTTTGACAAGTAATTCTGTATGACTGTATCTCATTATTGGAGCTGGAAAATGGAATGTTTCTTTGTTTGAAtgtttaaataaacaaaatttgttaCTTTCTGCAATATTCTTGCAGATATCAACTCTTTCGTTACCTATATTGAAATAATTCATGAACACAAACAcatatatttgaaataatttagagcaaatatttatttttatggttttcaTTTTTATGCAGCCCATGAGCATGGTCCTGCCTGGTGTGGTGGGGTTTAAATTAGTAGGAAAACTGAGAGAAGGTGTGACGGCTACTGACTTGGTTTTGACAGTAACTCAAATGCTTAGGAAGCATGGAGTTGTTGGCAAGTTTGTGGAGTTCTATGGTAAAcccattaaattaattatgttcAAGTTCTATTTTAGCAATTTTGGTGGTCATTATTGTCTGTTTTGCCAATCTATCTAACACTAGATGTTGGCCTTTACTCTCTTATGCAGGGCAAGGCATGAGTGAATTGTCACTAGCAGACCGTGCCACTATTGCCAATATGTCTCCCGAGTATGGTGCAACCATGGGCTTCTTTCCTGTGGATCATGTTACTCTGCAATATCTGAAATTGACTGGCAGAAGTGATGACACTGTAAGACATTATTGAatcattttattgttatttcCTTTTTGACATAAATTAACTTGTAAATTCTCGTGCAGATTGCTACGATTGAATCCTATTTACGGGCTAATAGAATGTTTGTTGACTATAGCGAGGTATGCATACAACTTATGTTAGACACAATATTCCTGCAGTGTATACAATAACATGGGTTCTGACTATAATTCTGCTGCCTGAACTCAGCCCCAAGTTGAGAGAGTTTACTCCTCTTATCTAGTGCTTAATCTTGAAGACGTTGAACCTTGTATATCTGGTCCAAAGAGGtacattttacaatataatttttaactttcAGTCGCACACTTAATATGAACCGTACCATTTTCAATCTTCCATGATTTGCCACTCAAAATCAGATTCTCTACAGGCCGCATGATCGAGTTCCTCTAAAAGAAATGAAAGCGGACTGGCAAGGATGCTTAGATAATAGAGTTGGTTTCAAGGTAGTAACTATTTCAAACTTGTAGAAAATCGTGGTTAATTGTCAGGGTCATTAAGCTGCCAAGTGCATAGTTGTGTGGGACTACTCAAGTGTATTCCAGAATTTTGTTCTGGCACTGCGAAACATtgcatgagaaaaaaaaaacctataaatgTTGGAGAAAAATATCATTCTCCATTGAGTGATAAGAAATACCATATTATGTCCATAGCTTCAAAATTGAAAAGACATAAGTAAATGTATCCTCTTTTCTAAGATGATGTTAAGGATAGTAAGTATATAAAACAAATACTTGAGAAAGATCATAAATGTGTCAGTCCAATAGTAACACGAAGATGAATATAATCagtatatttataataataacaatctaCTAATGGGGTGGTTCCAGGATGTCACTTCCATATTAGGCCAGTCCACATGGAATTCTCAATTTTACCTAAAAATGGTTAgcgatgtttttttttttttagacttgcTGCAGGAGAAGTGTAAAATTGTGAAGCTATGCACATAGTGCGTTACCATGGGACTGTTACTTAATATAACAGTTACCACTGCCTCCCTCTTCTCTTTGTGCTTACTTTTCTTGCATGATATATAACAGGGTTTTGCTGTACCGAAGGAATCTCAAAAGAAAGTTGCAGAGTTCACATTTCATGGGACCCCAGCGCAGCTTAGGCATGGGGATGTTGTTATTGCTGCTATCACTAGTTGCACAAATACTTCCAATCCTAGTGTAATGCTTGGAGCTGCACTGGTTGCGAAGAAAGCCTGTGAACTTGGATTGGAGGTTAGTTGTCTCTACCTTTGTGTGCCTCTTCATGTTCCCCTACACTAGTTGTCCTTATGGGTAATAAGCAAAGAAAGTATGCAAGATTCAATAAGATCTGTCTGAAGAGATACTCagttaataaattttgtgttagATGAACTGCATTAGCAAGCACTCAGTGTGGGATAGCGTGAGATATGCTAAAAGACTCCATATGTCTATTTGGAATACCGTCTAACTGATGATGTTGGTTGGATATTTGTTTTGCCTGCTTTGTTGTTCAATCACGTGAAGTTTtgcatttaagttttttttttccttttttggtaagtaatagAAGTTTTATAAGTCGTAAAAGTACTTCATGTTCAAAAGGTACTAGAAACAATTACTAGCAAATCAAAAGAAATTGTTGAAGGCAAAGCAATGAATATTTGAGTGTGAATATTATATCAATTGTTTTGCACTTACATATGGTGATATATCTTTTATCAGGTGAAGCCATGGATTAAGACAAGTCTTGCTCCAGGTTCTGGTGTTGTAACCAAATACTTGCTAAAGAGGTACTGTTTAGATGATATAAAATGCCATTTTCAGAATACACTCACTCACGCACATCCATATGCATAATTCCTGAGTCATATTGTGTCTGCAGTGACTTGCAGAAGTATTTAAATCAGCTAGGGTTTCATATAGTCGGGTATGGTTGCACAACATGCATTGGAAATTCAGGAGATCTTGATGAGGCTGTGGCGTCAGCGATTACTGAAAATGGTAGATATTTTGTTGTGCTTAGTGCTTTTTTGGATGCCATCCATAAGAGTTTTTCAAGGTGAAGTTTTTGATCTTGTGCATAATTCCAGATATTGTAGCGGCAGCTGTATTGTCTGGAAATAGGAATTTTGAGGGTCGTGTGCATCCTTTAACAAGGGCTAATTATCTTGGTTCTCCTCCACTTGTGGTTGCATATGCTCTTGCTGGGACGGTATGTTGCTTGTATCTTTGCATATCTTTGCAAACACGTGCACTTGAGATTATCTCTCATTTGGGGACAATGGTGCAGGTAAATATTGATTTTGAAACAGAACCAATCGGGTTGGGGAAAGATGGGAAGAAGGTATTTTTCAGGGACATTTGGCCATCCAATGAAGAAGTAGCAAATGTGAGTTGTTCAACCTCTTTAAGTACCACTTTTATATCCAGATTTAAAGATCATTAgcattctcatttttcttctttcaaatcCTTTCTTCAGGCTGTACAATCAAGTGTGCTGCCTGATATGTTTAGAGCTACATATGAGGCAATCACAAAGGGAAATCCCATGTGGAATCAATTATCAGTACCTTCTGGCACTCTCTATGCCTGGGACCCAAAATCAACTTACATACATGAGCCACCATACTTTGCAGATATGAGTATGTCTCCTCCGGGCCCTCATGGAGTAAAGAATGCTTACTGCTTGCTCAACTTTGGCGATAGCATTACAACTGACCACATCTCACCAGCTGGTAGCATCCACAGAGACAGTCCAGCAGCCAGATACCTTCTGGAACGTGGGGTTGATAGGAGAGAATTCAACTCTTATGGAAGTCGCCGTGGTAATGATGAGGTGATGGCAAGGGGCACTTTTGCCAATATTCGCATTGTCAACAAACTATTGAAAGGAGAAGTTGGACCAAAAACCATTCATATTCCAACTGGCGAGAAACTGTCTGTGTTTGATGCTGCTTTGGTAATTTCCTCTAAGCTCACCTTTTACATATGGTTGTTAATAAATGATATTTAGCCTCTGATTCATGAACAGAAATATTGAAAGGAACAGATGGTA
It encodes:
- the LOC142623365 gene encoding aconitate hydratase 1 produces the protein MASENPFKSILKTLEKPGGGEFGKYYSLTALNDPRIDKLPYSIKILLESAIRNCDEFQVKSKDVEKIIDWENSAPKQVEIPFKPARVLLQDFTGVPAVVDLACMRDAMNRLGGDSNKINPLVPVDLVIDHSVQVDVAKSENAVQKNMEFEFQRNSERFGFLKWGSNAFHNMLVVPPGSGIVHQVNLEYLGRVVFNTDGMLYPDSVVGTDSHTTMIDGLGVAGWGVGGIEAEATMLGQPMSMVLPGVVGFKLVGKLREGVTATDLVLTVTQMLRKHGVVGKFVEFYGQGMSELSLADRATIANMSPEYGATMGFFPVDHVTLQYLKLTGRSDDTIATIESYLRANRMFVDYSEPQVERVYSSYLVLNLEDVEPCISGPKRPHDRVPLKEMKADWQGCLDNRVGFKGFAVPKESQKKVAEFTFHGTPAQLRHGDVVIAAITSCTNTSNPSVMLGAALVAKKACELGLEVKPWIKTSLAPGSGVVTKYLLKSDLQKYLNQLGFHIVGYGCTTCIGNSGDLDEAVASAITENDIVAAAVLSGNRNFEGRVHPLTRANYLGSPPLVVAYALAGTVNIDFETEPIGLGKDGKKVFFRDIWPSNEEVANAVQSSVLPDMFRATYEAITKGNPMWNQLSVPSGTLYAWDPKSTYIHEPPYFADMSMSPPGPHGVKNAYCLLNFGDSITTDHISPAGSIHRDSPAARYLLERGVDRREFNSYGSRRGNDEVMARGTFANIRIVNKLLKGEVGPKTIHIPTGEKLSVFDAALKYKSEGHETIILAGAEYGSGSSRDWAAKGPMLLGVKAVIAKSFERIHRSNLVGMGVIPLCFKAGEDADTLGLTGHEQYTIDLPSSVNEIRPGQDVTVVTDNGKSFTCTLRFDTEVELAYFDHGGILQYVIRNLINAKH